The Desulfobulbaceae bacterium DNA window ATCAACGATCAAACCCTGCCGCCCGATCTTGATGCCCTCTACCTGGGAGGCGGCTATCCGGAACTCCATGCCAAAAGCTTAAGCGAGAACCAGACCATGCTTGCCGAGATCCGAGCGTGGTCTGAGGCTGGCCGCCCGATCTACGCCGAATGCGGGGGCTTCCTCTATCTTTGCCAGGGCATTACCGATCTGGCAGGAGATTTCTGGGATTTTGCCGCACTCTTTCCGGTGCGAGCCCGAATGCGGCAGCGCCTGACAAGCTTAGGATACCGGGAGGCTACCATTACCCAGCCCTGCCTTTTGGGGACCCAAGGAACACTCTACGGCCATGAATTTCACTACTCGGAAATTGATGAGATGCCACCCGCCATCACTCGGGCCTTTCAACTCCAAGACGGTCGAAGCGAGGGGTATCAAATCAGAAATACCCTGGGCGGTTACCTCCACCTCCACTTCGGCCAAACACCGGAGGCAGCTCAATCTCTTATCACCCTGTGCCGGGAAGGAAAAACTCAATGAACGCAAAAATCACCAGTATCAAGCCTGAAGAGATCGAAGCCAGGAGCTTTGCCATCATCAAAGAGGAGTTCAAGTCCCAGACTGGCCGTTTCCCTGAAGACTTTCCGTCCGATGAGTTTGCCGTTATCCAGCGGGTGATCCATGCCACCGGCGACTTCGCCTTTGCAGCAGCGTTGCATTTTCACCCCCAGGCCATCACCACCGCCATCGCCCGGCTGCGTGAAGGGAGAAGTGTTGCCACCGACGTCCGGATGGCTGCATCAGGAATCAATGCCACGGCTTTAGCTCGCTGGGGCGGCCATGTCATCTGCGAGATCGCCGCCCCTACCATTGCCGACCAAGCCAAATCCCAGGGACTCACCCGCTCTGAGACAGCCATCCAAATGGCCTTTGCTCAAAACCCGGGAATCATCGCCATCGGCAACGCGCCCACTGCGCTCATCAAGGTCATCACCCTCTGCCAACAACAAAATTTCTTTGATGGCGCTATCATCGGCGTACCGGTAGGATTTGTCAATGCCGCTGAAAGTAAAGAGTGGCTTGCGGAGCAAGAGATTCCCTATATTGTCGCCCTTGGCCGCAAAGGCGGGAGCCCGGTGGCCGCAGCAATAGTCAATGCCTTAATCCGGCTGGCAGCCGAAGAGGAAACACTCCGTGGCTAATAAACGCCTACGTTCGGGGTTCACTACCGGCGCCTGTGCCGCAGCCGCAGCCAAGGCCGCCTGCCTGATCATGCTCAGCAACGATCAAGTAGATACAGTGGAAATCCCCTTTCCCGAAGGCCAACGGCACTCCTTCGCCATAATCAATGGTCACCGGCACAATAAGCGCGAGGCGCAAGCCTCAGTGATCAAAGATGCTGGCGACGACCCGGATGTTACCAACGGCGCCGAAATCACTGCCCATGTTACGCTAGCCGAAAGCGCAGAAAAAGATCCTCTGTCCCTGCGTTTTGTGGCAGGCGAAGGAATCGGCATCGTGACCAAGCCCGGCCTGACTATCGCCGTGGGCGAGGCGGCAATCACCCCTGTGCCCCGGCAGATGATTACCGCAGCCATTGCAGAAGCCTTGGTGGAAAAAGAATCACTCGGCCCGATAACCGCTACCGTTACCATCATCATCCCCAAGGGCCGTGAACTGGCAGAAAAGACCTTAAACCATCGGCTGGACATCGTCGGCGGCCTCTCCGTCCTGGGCACCACCGGCATTGTCAGGCCAGTGTCAGCCGAAGCCTGGACCGCCACCATCGAGGCCTCTATGGCGGTGGCCCGTGAAACCGGCTGCCGCGAGATTGTGCTCTCCACCGGTCGCACCTCGGAAAAGGGAGTTCAAGCCTTTCTCAATCTACCAGTGGAATCATTCGCGATGATGGGGGATTACCTTCATTTCTCCCTGACCGCCGCCGCTCGTAACGGGTTTACCAGAATTCACTTGGCCGGAATGTGGGCTAAGATCTTGAAAGCCGCCATGGCCATTCCCCAAACTCATGTTCGCCACGGCGCCCTTGAAGTTGAAGCAGCAGCCAAATTCATCGGTCGCTTAAGCGACAGTCAACCTCTGTGCCACTCCTTAGCCCAAGCCAATACCGCCCGGGAAATTTATGATCGGCTGCTTGCCGAAGGCCGCACAGATCTCATCACTAAAGTCTGCACAGCCGCTAAAAATTATGCCGAAGACGTTGCCCAACGGCCAGTCTCCGTGTACCTGGTCAACAATGCGCTTCAAGTGGCGGCCCATGTCTAAACTGATCCTGATCGGCATTGGTCCTGACGGACCAACCCAGGCGGGACAGACCGCCCTCCAGAAAGTAAGCTGTGTGGTTACCGCCGCCCGCCACAAAGATCTCATCTCCAACCTCCCCTGCGAGATACTGCCGATCTCGCCACTCAGCGAAGCCCTGTCAAAGATCGAGACGCGGCTGACTCTAGGAGATGTTGCCGTCCTCGCTAGCGGAGACCCGCTCTTCTTCGGGATCGGCCGCAGCTTAAGTACTCGCTTCGGCGCCGAGAGACTTACCATTCACCCGGCGATATCCTCGATGCAGCTTGCCTTTTCCCAGCTCAAAGAACCGTGGGACGATGCCATATTCATGTCACTGCACGGTCGGGTAAAACCATCATTGGCAGCAGCAGACCAAATGATCACTTCGGCTTCGCCGAGGGAACAGTACGCTGACCAAGACCTCTTCCCTGCGCTCATGACCCAGCGCCCGCTGTTTCTGTTCACCGACCCGCACCAACGTCCAGAAATTATCGCCGCCGGTATCAATCGTCAAATGGAGACCATCGGTCTTAATGACTCAGACTGCCGGATCATGGTGGCGGAAGAACTCGGCAGCGACAACGAACGTATTACCCACGGCACCCCGAAGAGCATCGCAACCCAGCGTTTTTCCGACCTTAACGTGATGATCATCCGCCTCACCGCCCCGGCAAGCCCGACAACGAAGTTCCTCTTCGGCCTGAAAGAGACCGAAATCGCCCACAGTCGAGGACTGATCACCAAAGACGAAGTTCGATCCGCAATCCTCCATCGACTTCGCCTTCCTCAAACCGGCGTTTTCTGGGACATCGGAGCTGGCAGCGGTTCAATCTCCATTGAGGCAGCCAGACTCTGCCCTGGACTTACGGTCTTTGCCATTGAGCGCAATACCGACCAACAGCAAAACATCGCAATTAATCGCCAGAAATTCAGACTGGCCAACCTCCACCTGATCCCTGGTCAAGCCCCTGACCCCTTAACCGAACTTCCGGATCCGGACCGAGTTTTTATCGGCGGCAGCGGCGGACAACTCCCAGCCATTGTCACGATAGCAAGCACACGGCTTAAAGCACACGGCATCATCATAGCCAGCGCCGTCACCAAAAACACCAGAGACACAGCGCCACGCATCTTTCATCAACACGGACTGCACGTGGATATTTCCACCATCACTATCAGCCGGGAGATCTACCCTCCTCAAGCAAACGGACCGCTCTCCCTTAACCCCATCACCATCATCACAGGAAGCAAATGAACGGCACATTTTATGTTATCGGCGTCGGGCCCGGCGATCCGGAACTTTTGACCTTGAAGGCCCTGCGCCTCCTCGCCAGTTGCCAAACTCTGGTCGTGCCCAAAGGCCATGAAGACGGCAATTCCACAGCCCTTGCCATCATCGAAAAAGTCGTGCCTCTTGCAGGCAAAGAGATCATTGAGATCCATTTCCCAATGAAGAAGATCAGGATGTCGGCCGCCCCGGACCCCGATGTCGATGCCGCCTGGCGCCGAGCAGCCGACACAGTCATCAGCCACCTCAGGACCGGACACAATGTGGCATTCCCAACCTTAGGCGATCCTGCCATCTACAGCACCGGGTTCTACACCTGCCAAACCCTATTGGAACTGGCTCCGGAAAGTAGAACCGTGATCGTACCCGGTGTCTCGGCCATCGGGGCCTGTGCTGCCAGCGCCGGCGTCCCTCTCTGCCAAGGAGACGATATGATGGCCGTGATCCCAGCCACCTTTGATAACGAGCGCTTGACCGAGGTCTTAAACTCCTTTCAGACCATCGTCCTGATGAAGGTGCACCGGGTGATGGACCGCATCGTCCGGCTGCTGACGGAACAGGGACTCTTGGACCATGCGGTGCTTATTGAACGCACCTCCCAGGACACCGAACGTATCATCCACGACCTAACCACGGTGCGGCAGGATGAACTGCATTATTTTTCATCAATCATTGTGAGACGACGATAACCAGGACTCCCACTTGTTGCATGAGAAAAAGAATAGCAAGGAAGAGAGAATTTCCCGAACAAACGATATCGCCATTGCCAAAAGGCGGTTGCCCATTTCTCAGCCGAATCAGGCAACTGCAGAAGAAACAGCCCTGGCCGGAGAAAAACGCATGAACAAAAAAATAGATAATTTTCATGATGTGAAATTTGTCAAAAGTCAGATGGGCAGCCGGAAAGAATGTTGTAACACCCTTAATGAATGCTGGAGACATGTCACTACAAATTTATTTACTTGACTGCAAGAATATTTACAGTAGTAAACGACTATGGGAACTATATTGTTTTGTTGGTTAGGAATGACAGATTTGAAAGCGGCTTCCGGGGCTAGCGAGGTCGGCTTGGGACCAATTCAATACAGTGTTCTTGTTAAAATTATTTCCGAGACAAGGTCGAACCATTGAGTGTTTATGGGGAAAATAGCTATTAAATTGAAAAAGATATTCGATCAGGCAGTTAAAACGAAGGTGATATCGTTTGCGGCAATGGCTGAAGCCAAGTGTATAGCTGAGGAGAATATCAAGACGATGCCCTCCGTTGAGGAACTGGTCGATAAGGGAAGAGACCCGATTCATGCCATCTATACGAACA harbors:
- a CDS encoding precorrin-8X methylmutase; amino-acid sequence: MNAKITSIKPEEIEARSFAIIKEEFKSQTGRFPEDFPSDEFAVIQRVIHATGDFAFAAALHFHPQAITTAIARLREGRSVATDVRMAASGINATALARWGGHVICEIAAPTIADQAKSQGLTRSETAIQMAFAQNPGIIAIGNAPTALIKVITLCQQQNFFDGAIIGVPVGFVNAAESKEWLAEQEIPYIVALGRKGGSPVAAAIVNALIRLAAEEETLRG
- the cbiD gene encoding cobalamin biosynthesis protein CbiD: MANKRLRSGFTTGACAAAAAKAACLIMLSNDQVDTVEIPFPEGQRHSFAIINGHRHNKREAQASVIKDAGDDPDVTNGAEITAHVTLAESAEKDPLSLRFVAGEGIGIVTKPGLTIAVGEAAITPVPRQMITAAIAEALVEKESLGPITATVTIIIPKGRELAEKTLNHRLDIVGGLSVLGTTGIVRPVSAEAWTATIEASMAVARETGCREIVLSTGRTSEKGVQAFLNLPVESFAMMGDYLHFSLTAAARNGFTRIHLAGMWAKILKAAMAIPQTHVRHGALEVEAAAKFIGRLSDSQPLCHSLAQANTAREIYDRLLAEGRTDLITKVCTAAKNYAEDVAQRPVSVYLVNNALQVAAHV
- the cbiE gene encoding precorrin-6y C5,15-methyltransferase (decarboxylating) subunit CbiE — translated: MPKTLPNGQSPCTWSTMRFKWRPMSKLILIGIGPDGPTQAGQTALQKVSCVVTAARHKDLISNLPCEILPISPLSEALSKIETRLTLGDVAVLASGDPLFFGIGRSLSTRFGAERLTIHPAISSMQLAFSQLKEPWDDAIFMSLHGRVKPSLAAADQMITSASPREQYADQDLFPALMTQRPLFLFTDPHQRPEIIAAGINRQMETIGLNDSDCRIMVAEELGSDNERITHGTPKSIATQRFSDLNVMIIRLTAPASPTTKFLFGLKETEIAHSRGLITKDEVRSAILHRLRLPQTGVFWDIGAGSGSISIEAARLCPGLTVFAIERNTDQQQNIAINRQKFRLANLHLIPGQAPDPLTELPDPDRVFIGGSGGQLPAIVTIASTRLKAHGIIIASAVTKNTRDTAPRIFHQHGLHVDISTITISREIYPPQANGPLSLNPITIITGSK
- the cobI gene encoding precorrin-2 C(20)-methyltransferase → MNGTFYVIGVGPGDPELLTLKALRLLASCQTLVVPKGHEDGNSTALAIIEKVVPLAGKEIIEIHFPMKKIRMSAAPDPDVDAAWRRAADTVISHLRTGHNVAFPTLGDPAIYSTGFYTCQTLLELAPESRTVIVPGVSAIGACAASAGVPLCQGDDMMAVIPATFDNERLTEVLNSFQTIVLMKVHRVMDRIVRLLTEQGLLDHAVLIERTSQDTERIIHDLTTVRQDELHYFSSIIVRRR